In Caballeronia sp. Lep1P3, one DNA window encodes the following:
- a CDS encoding LysR family transcriptional regulator has protein sequence MIAPASTIRKRLRLRHLQLMTALSRTESLRSAADELAMTQPAATKALKELEDTIGVALFVRHARGMEPTIYGEAVMRYARVVFEDLDELREELAAIEAGNVGKVRIGAVMAPAPDLLTRVIVQLKEAHPRLQIGVQIDTSDVLVHALQQDQLDIVVGRIPYGFSSEDLSFETLAEEALSIVARPDHPAVNAASRPKLADLARYPWIVQPRPSPMREIIDQTFRESRVAPPSSTVETSSILTTLSLLRDSNMLAVLPSSVAHYYATLDTIALLPTPLRGRLAPYGLILRKSRRISPATQLVIEAIRAA, from the coding sequence ATGATCGCGCCAGCGAGCACCATCAGAAAGCGACTGCGTTTGCGTCACCTCCAGTTGATGACGGCGCTCTCGCGAACGGAGTCGCTGCGCAGCGCAGCCGACGAACTCGCGATGACCCAGCCTGCCGCCACCAAGGCGTTGAAGGAACTCGAGGACACCATTGGCGTGGCCCTTTTCGTGCGGCATGCACGCGGCATGGAACCGACCATCTACGGCGAAGCGGTGATGCGCTATGCCCGCGTCGTGTTCGAAGATCTCGACGAACTGCGCGAGGAACTGGCGGCGATCGAAGCGGGGAATGTCGGAAAGGTGCGCATCGGCGCGGTCATGGCGCCCGCGCCCGACCTGCTCACGCGCGTCATCGTGCAATTGAAGGAAGCGCATCCGCGCTTGCAAATCGGCGTGCAGATCGATACGAGCGACGTTCTCGTCCATGCGTTGCAGCAGGATCAACTGGATATCGTCGTGGGACGCATACCGTATGGCTTCTCGTCGGAAGATCTGAGCTTCGAGACCTTGGCGGAAGAAGCGCTGTCGATCGTCGCGCGGCCGGATCATCCGGCGGTGAACGCCGCGAGCCGGCCGAAGCTCGCCGACCTTGCGCGGTATCCGTGGATCGTGCAGCCGCGCCCGAGCCCGATGCGCGAGATCATCGATCAGACCTTCCGCGAATCGCGCGTTGCGCCGCCTTCGAGCACGGTCGAGACGTCCTCGATTTTGACGACGCTTTCACTCCTGCGCGATTCGAACATGCTCGCCGTATTACCGAGTTCGGTCGCGCATTACTACGCGACGCTCGATACCATCGCGCTGTTGCCGACGCCTTTGCGCGGCCGGCTCGCGCCCTACGGCCTCATACTGCGCAAGAGCCGGCGGATCAGTCCGGCGACGCAATTGGTCATCGAGGCGATCCGCGCGGCGTGA
- a CDS encoding L-rhamnonate dehydratase translates to MKIKHVRARVFEWKGKVVPPQAHFCTNAVDILHERGDAMGSFRFHGWLVVEIECDDGTVGIGNCALAPRVAKQIVDEYLAPIAIGEDPFDVEYIWQKMYRRTLAWGRKGIGMAAISAVDIALWDIMGKAVKKPVFKLLGGRTKEKIWCYASKLYNNDDRDAFLAEAQGYLEQGFTAMKMRFGYGPKDGPKGMAKNVEQVRLLRELVGDEVDLMVECYMGWTLDYARRMLPRLAEFNPRWLEEPVIGDDIEGYQELKKMNIVPISGGEHEFTSYGFKDLLERRAVDVIQYDTNRVGGITAARKINAMAEAWSVPVIPHAGQMHNYHLTMASTASPMSEFFPVHDVEVGNELFYYIFDGEPQPQNGYLQLSDETPGLGITLSDKHLGDFDIIE, encoded by the coding sequence ATGAAGATCAAGCACGTTCGCGCACGCGTATTCGAATGGAAAGGCAAGGTCGTGCCGCCGCAGGCGCACTTCTGCACGAACGCGGTGGACATCCTTCACGAACGCGGCGATGCGATGGGTTCGTTCCGCTTTCATGGCTGGCTCGTCGTGGAGATCGAGTGCGACGACGGCACAGTGGGCATCGGCAATTGCGCGCTTGCACCGCGCGTCGCCAAGCAGATCGTCGATGAATATCTCGCGCCCATCGCCATCGGCGAGGACCCGTTCGATGTCGAATACATCTGGCAGAAGATGTATCGCCGCACGCTCGCATGGGGCCGCAAGGGTATCGGCATGGCGGCGATTTCCGCCGTGGACATCGCGCTGTGGGACATCATGGGCAAGGCCGTGAAGAAGCCCGTGTTCAAGCTGCTCGGCGGCCGCACGAAAGAAAAGATCTGGTGCTATGCGTCGAAGCTCTATAACAACGACGATCGCGATGCGTTTCTCGCCGAGGCGCAAGGCTATCTCGAACAAGGCTTCACCGCGATGAAGATGCGCTTCGGCTACGGCCCGAAGGACGGTCCGAAGGGCATGGCGAAGAACGTCGAGCAAGTGCGACTGTTGCGCGAACTCGTCGGGGATGAAGTGGACCTGATGGTCGAATGCTATATGGGCTGGACGCTCGACTATGCGCGCCGCATGCTGCCGCGCCTCGCTGAATTCAATCCGCGCTGGCTGGAAGAACCGGTCATCGGCGACGATATCGAGGGCTATCAGGAACTGAAGAAGATGAACATCGTGCCGATCTCCGGCGGGGAGCACGAGTTCACGAGCTACGGCTTCAAGGACTTGCTGGAGCGCCGCGCCGTCGATGTGATCCAGTACGACACGAATCGCGTGGGCGGCATCACGGCCGCGCGCAAGATCAACGCGATGGCCGAGGCGTGGTCCGTGCCGGTCATTCCGCATGCAGGTCAGATGCACAACTATCATTTGACGATGGCGAGCACCGCGAGCCCCATGTCCGAATTCTTTCCGGTGCACGACGTCGAAGTGGGCAACGAACTGTTCTACTACATCTTCGATGGCGAACCGCAACCGCAGAACGGGTATCTGCAGTTGTCGGACGAGACGCCGGGTCTCGGCATCACGCTATCCGACAAGCATCTCGGTGACTTCGACATCATCGAATGA
- a CDS encoding 4-hydroxythreonine-4-phosphate dehydrogenase PdxA, which translates to MKPRIAVLLGDPAGIGPELIARLVARPENRARADLLIIGDKRELDRGMEIAQQRFDHTLVRDEADAARDTDIPSLIDFRLPDDAPYERGVSTERGGRYSLEAFRKALALTQANRTQAMLFAPVNKTSLHLAGMETGDEMEWFARQLDYAGAFCEFNVLDELWTSRVTSHMALKDVSARLTPERIVGAVRLIHDGLKRAGLAAPRIAVCGFNPHNGDNGAFGREEIDVIAPAVQRARSLGFDAQGPFPADTIFVRARDQKAFDGVVTMYHDQGQIAMKLMGFWRGVTVHGGLPVPIATPAHGTAFDIHGQGRADVGATQKAFDIAVRMAADRLR; encoded by the coding sequence ATGAAACCACGCATTGCAGTGCTGCTCGGCGATCCGGCCGGCATCGGTCCGGAACTGATCGCGCGCCTCGTTGCGCGCCCCGAGAACCGCGCGCGCGCCGATCTTTTGATCATCGGCGACAAACGCGAACTCGACCGCGGCATGGAGATCGCGCAGCAGCGCTTCGACCACACGCTCGTTCGCGATGAGGCCGACGCCGCGCGCGATACCGATATACCTTCGCTCATCGACTTCCGTCTGCCCGACGACGCGCCGTATGAACGCGGGGTTTCGACGGAACGCGGCGGACGTTACAGCCTCGAAGCGTTCAGGAAAGCACTTGCGTTGACGCAAGCGAACCGCACGCAGGCGATGCTCTTCGCGCCCGTCAACAAGACCTCGCTGCATCTCGCGGGCATGGAAACCGGCGACGAGATGGAATGGTTCGCGCGTCAACTCGACTACGCCGGCGCGTTCTGCGAGTTCAACGTGCTCGATGAACTGTGGACGTCGCGCGTGACGTCGCACATGGCGTTGAAGGACGTGAGCGCGCGGCTGACGCCCGAGCGCATCGTCGGCGCGGTTCGGCTCATACACGATGGACTCAAGCGCGCGGGGCTCGCCGCGCCGCGCATCGCGGTATGCGGCTTCAATCCGCATAACGGCGACAACGGCGCGTTCGGGCGAGAGGAGATCGACGTGATCGCGCCAGCGGTGCAGCGGGCACGTTCGCTCGGTTTCGACGCGCAAGGGCCGTTTCCCGCCGATACCATCTTCGTGCGCGCACGCGATCAGAAAGCATTCGACGGCGTCGTTACGATGTACCACGACCAAGGCCAGATCGCGATGAAGCTGATGGGCTTCTGGCGCGGCGTGACGGTGCATGGCGGGCTGCCGGTGCCGATCGCGACACCCGCGCATGGCACAGCGTTCGATATCCACGGCCAGGGCAGGGCGGACGTCGGCGCGACGCAGAAAGCGTTCGACATCGCGGTGCGCATGGCTGCCGACCGTTTGCGATGA
- a CDS encoding M20 aminoacylase family protein, translating to MSESRYCEVADLADVKPQLDEMRHHIHQHPELSYEEAATSSFVAEKLHAWGYEVTRNVGGHGVVASLKAGTSARTVGVRADMDALPIHEQTGLAYASVHDGKMHACGHDGHTTVLLGAAQHLAKTRNFDGTVHLIFQPAEEAGADSGAERMIADGLFERFPCDAIFGLHNHPGVATGTFGFRAGPLMAACDTVKLRIVGRGGHAARPHLAVDPVMVGSSIVMGLQSIVARNIDPNEAAVVTVGSFRSGQAANVIPEDAVLEMSVRSFSATVRETLEKRIRALIASQAEAYGATVEIDFIRGYPVLVNSAAETEFARQVAEELVGAEHVISPFPPIAGSEDFAYYLQKVPGCFVRLGNGEGRPMLHNSRYDFNDDNLAIGAAFWTRLVERFLSKDRA from the coding sequence ATGAGCGAAAGCCGCTATTGCGAAGTCGCCGATCTGGCCGACGTCAAACCGCAGCTCGACGAAATGCGTCATCACATCCATCAGCATCCGGAGCTGTCCTACGAGGAAGCGGCGACATCGAGCTTCGTCGCGGAGAAGCTGCACGCGTGGGGCTATGAAGTGACGCGCAATGTCGGCGGGCATGGCGTCGTCGCGTCGCTGAAAGCCGGCACGAGCGCGCGGACAGTGGGCGTGCGCGCCGACATGGACGCGCTGCCGATCCACGAGCAGACCGGTCTCGCCTATGCGAGCGTCCACGACGGCAAGATGCACGCGTGCGGCCACGACGGGCATACGACGGTGCTGCTCGGCGCGGCGCAACATCTCGCGAAGACGCGCAATTTCGATGGCACGGTGCATCTGATTTTCCAGCCGGCGGAAGAAGCCGGCGCGGACAGCGGCGCGGAACGCATGATCGCGGACGGCCTTTTCGAGCGCTTTCCCTGCGATGCGATCTTCGGCCTGCACAATCATCCGGGCGTGGCGACGGGCACGTTCGGTTTCCGCGCCGGCCCGCTCATGGCCGCGTGCGATACGGTCAAGTTGCGCATCGTCGGCCGTGGCGGGCATGCGGCGCGTCCGCATCTCGCTGTCGATCCGGTGATGGTCGGCAGCAGCATCGTGATGGGCTTGCAGTCGATCGTGGCGCGCAACATCGATCCGAACGAGGCGGCGGTCGTGACGGTCGGCTCGTTCCGCTCGGGACAGGCGGCGAACGTCATCCCGGAAGACGCTGTGCTGGAAATGAGCGTGCGCTCGTTCTCCGCGACGGTGCGCGAGACGCTCGAGAAGCGCATTCGCGCGCTGATCGCGTCGCAGGCCGAGGCGTATGGCGCGACTGTCGAGATCGACTTCATTCGCGGTTATCCGGTGCTCGTCAACAGCGCCGCGGAAACGGAATTCGCGCGTCAGGTCGCCGAGGAACTGGTCGGCGCGGAGCACGTGATTTCGCCGTTTCCGCCGATCGCGGGCAGCGAGGACTTCGCGTACTACCTGCAGAAGGTGCCGGGCTGCTTCGTGCGTCTCGGCAACGGCGAAGGCCGCCCGATGCTGCACAACAGCCGCTACGACTTCAACGACGACAACCTGGCGATCGGCGCGGCGTTCTGGACGCGCCTCGTCGAACGCTTCCTCAGCAAGGACCGCGCATGA
- a CDS encoding LysR family transcriptional regulator: MNDLMDDIGERSLRYLAEIAAAGGVRMAAETLGVNASVISRQVAALERRLRFSLIERRGRQVVVTEIGQVLIEHYRDGQRRARDLAARLEEYRHLRRGRVALGVGEGFIGNLIARALQRFSMTYPDILVEIRSGPTPVVLSLVRDDVVDIGLCARSADDPAMRIHRFAERPLCAVVAPTHRLASMSTVPAAALAHERLIFMTESFGVQQFVQSLFDDVRLNVMPAYRVDLFNTAQTLAAAGLGVAFMSSITARRGIDLGELVAVPIDHPIAAGFASQMMTRVGRRLSPAADHLWKQLAQSFLISGEQ, from the coding sequence ATGAACGATCTGATGGACGACATCGGCGAGCGGTCGCTGCGCTATCTCGCCGAAATCGCGGCAGCGGGCGGCGTGCGGATGGCGGCGGAGACGCTCGGCGTCAACGCGTCGGTGATCAGCCGGCAGGTCGCGGCGCTGGAGCGGCGGCTGCGCTTTTCGCTGATCGAGCGGCGCGGCCGGCAGGTGGTCGTGACGGAGATCGGCCAGGTGCTGATCGAGCACTATCGCGACGGGCAGCGCCGCGCCCGCGACCTGGCCGCGCGGCTGGAGGAATACCGGCACTTGCGGCGCGGGCGCGTGGCGCTGGGCGTCGGCGAGGGATTCATCGGCAATCTGATTGCGCGGGCGTTGCAGCGCTTTTCGATGACGTATCCCGACATCCTCGTCGAAATCCGCTCGGGTCCGACGCCTGTGGTGCTTTCGCTCGTGCGCGACGACGTCGTCGATATCGGCCTGTGCGCGCGCTCCGCCGACGATCCGGCAATGCGCATCCATCGCTTCGCCGAGCGGCCGCTGTGCGCGGTGGTCGCGCCGACGCATCGCCTAGCGTCGATGTCGACGGTGCCGGCCGCCGCGCTTGCGCACGAGCGGCTCATCTTCATGACCGAATCGTTCGGCGTGCAGCAGTTCGTGCAATCGCTCTTCGACGACGTTCGGCTCAACGTGATGCCGGCGTATCGCGTCGATCTGTTCAACACGGCGCAGACCCTGGCGGCGGCAGGGCTGGGCGTCGCGTTCATGTCGTCGATCACGGCGCGGCGCGGCATCGATCTCGGCGAGCTCGTCGCGGTGCCGATCGATCATCCGATCGCGGCGGGCTTCGCGAGTCAGATGATGACGCGAGTCGGCAGACGGCTTTCACCGGCGGCGGACCATTTGTGGAAGCAGCTCGCGCAGAGTTTCCTGATAAGCGGCGAGCAGTAG
- a CDS encoding ProQ/FinO family protein, whose product MGFEQLAQLKEQLSKQSTREQAKKPARPPRPATGAQKQPVDPVVHAIGRLQQRFPLAFSKNPAPKLPLKVGVIDDLLAKASDIGLTETEIRDAIKVWCRGARYWSCLVEGAARVDLDGNPTGNVSAADAGRARRLKAKGSARASTSSKPTVLKGQTKPPSAAGQ is encoded by the coding sequence ATGGGTTTTGAACAGCTCGCGCAACTGAAAGAGCAACTGTCGAAGCAATCGACGCGCGAACAGGCGAAAAAGCCGGCGCGCCCTCCGCGCCCTGCCACTGGCGCACAGAAGCAACCGGTCGATCCGGTCGTGCACGCCATCGGAAGGCTTCAGCAGCGCTTTCCGCTAGCATTCTCGAAGAATCCAGCGCCTAAGCTTCCGTTGAAAGTCGGTGTCATCGACGACTTGCTTGCAAAGGCATCCGACATCGGCTTGACCGAAACCGAAATTCGTGACGCCATCAAGGTGTGGTGTCGTGGCGCTCGCTACTGGAGTTGTCTGGTCGAGGGCGCTGCCCGCGTCGACCTCGACGGCAATCCGACAGGAAACGTATCAGCGGCTGACGCCGGACGTGCGCGACGTCTAAAAGCAAAGGGCTCGGCTCGTGCATCGACGTCGTCGAAGCCTACGGTGCTAAAAGGCCAGACGAAACCGCCGAGCGCGGCGGGACAGTGA
- a CDS encoding FAD-dependent oxidoreductase, whose protein sequence is MEFKAYPFTAKKYAGQVPSLDNGIETKRHAVTIVGGGPVGLAVALGLANHGVPSVLIEADDSVCHGSRAICISRRSLEIIERLGAVDDFLKTGLPWAGGRSFYRDTEVLHFEMPQDDNQKLPPMVNLAQYHIEQFLLDAAQRKSDLIDIRWQTKVTAIESRVDGATLRLTTSEGDYSLCTDWVVACDGGRSTIREALGLQLKGTSYEGRYVIVDIELESERPTERLAYFDPSSNPGSTVLVHKQPDNVWRIDYQLRDGEDAEQAVKPENVMPRVQSLLDMMGERGAWAPIWITIYKANALTLESYRHDRVLFGGDAAHLVPIFGVRGANSGIDDADNLAWKLAFVVRGLASEGLLDSYSDERVFAAHENLSYGTKSTEFMAPPSFAFELMRKAVLSLAIKHERVRSLINPRQTSAISYTESPLNTPDAQSGAFEAGPAPGNVLPECPLTIVEDGSAKEAHLTDLITPSFTALHFSEDGRVPVGFAELEATLQAKNLPFKLISVTSHLHPQTRNNHNWDHTGRLFAMYDARPGTVYLVRPDGHVLGRWHMATAEDVAAAVHHALKM, encoded by the coding sequence ATGGAATTCAAAGCTTATCCTTTCACTGCAAAGAAATACGCTGGCCAGGTGCCCAGTCTTGACAACGGCATCGAGACAAAGCGGCATGCAGTGACGATCGTCGGCGGCGGCCCTGTCGGACTCGCCGTGGCACTTGGCCTCGCCAATCACGGCGTTCCCTCCGTATTGATCGAAGCCGATGATTCCGTGTGCCATGGTAGCCGGGCCATCTGCATCTCGCGTCGCAGCCTGGAAATCATTGAGCGTCTCGGTGCAGTCGACGACTTTCTGAAGACCGGACTGCCGTGGGCCGGTGGGCGAAGCTTTTATCGCGACACCGAAGTCCTGCACTTCGAAATGCCGCAGGACGACAACCAGAAGCTGCCTCCGATGGTGAACCTCGCGCAATATCACATCGAACAGTTTCTCCTCGACGCCGCACAACGTAAGTCCGATCTGATCGACATCCGCTGGCAGACCAAGGTCACTGCGATCGAATCGCGCGTCGATGGCGCCACGCTTCGCCTTACTACGTCCGAAGGCGACTATTCGCTCTGCACGGACTGGGTTGTCGCCTGCGATGGCGGGCGCAGCACGATCCGTGAGGCATTGGGCCTGCAACTCAAAGGAACGAGCTACGAGGGTCGCTACGTCATCGTGGATATCGAGCTCGAAAGCGAGCGGCCGACCGAGCGTCTTGCCTATTTCGATCCATCGTCGAACCCGGGCTCGACTGTGCTGGTCCACAAGCAGCCTGACAATGTCTGGCGAATCGATTACCAACTGCGTGACGGCGAAGACGCCGAACAGGCAGTCAAGCCCGAAAACGTCATGCCACGGGTGCAAAGCCTGCTGGACATGATGGGCGAACGTGGCGCCTGGGCGCCCATCTGGATCACGATCTACAAGGCGAACGCCTTGACGCTGGAAAGCTATCGTCACGATCGCGTGCTGTTTGGCGGCGACGCCGCCCATCTTGTGCCCATTTTCGGCGTGCGCGGCGCGAACTCAGGAATCGACGACGCAGACAACCTCGCGTGGAAACTGGCGTTCGTCGTCCGTGGCCTTGCATCCGAAGGATTGCTCGACAGCTATTCAGACGAGCGCGTCTTTGCCGCCCACGAAAACCTTAGCTACGGTACCAAGAGCACCGAATTCATGGCGCCGCCGTCATTCGCTTTCGAGTTGATGCGCAAGGCCGTATTAAGCCTGGCGATCAAGCATGAACGCGTGCGCTCTCTGATTAACCCGCGGCAGACTTCGGCCATCAGTTATACGGAGTCGCCGCTCAACACGCCGGACGCACAGTCGGGCGCGTTTGAGGCGGGCCCTGCGCCGGGAAACGTGCTGCCCGAATGCCCGTTGACCATCGTCGAGGACGGCAGCGCGAAAGAGGCTCATCTGACGGACTTGATCACTCCCAGTTTTACCGCTCTGCACTTCAGTGAAGACGGACGCGTACCGGTGGGGTTCGCCGAACTCGAAGCAACGCTTCAAGCCAAAAACCTGCCTTTCAAGCTGATCTCCGTGACGTCGCACCTTCACCCCCAGACGAGAAACAATCATAACTGGGACCATACAGGTCGGCTTTTCGCCATGTACGACGCGAGGCCCGGCACCGTATATCTGGTTCGTCCGGACGGCCATGTACTGGGACGCTGGCATATGGCAACGGCTGAAGACGTTGCAGCCGCCGTCCACCACGCCCTTAAAATGTGA
- a CDS encoding MFS transporter has translation MKTTPLAGRDPLPGVPADGAGSGDSLRERHVIAKVSRHLLWFLFVLFFFSFLDRINIGFAALTMMRDLGLSGVQFGLATTLFYIAYIAFGIPSNIVLARIGARKWIGTIMIAWGLASTATMFASSPGTLYLLRILVGLTEAGFLPGILLYMTYWFPNAYRARANALFMIAMPVTAAVGSALSGYILALDGTLGLKGWQWLFCLEGLPSAILGLIVFGYLRDVPEKANWLTADEKRTLSKTLAADHNADAVQHAPAIEERSLLSELLSPTVLKFALAYFCLVNTLAMIAVWTPLIVKSFTADASNRTIGLLAAIPQICTIVAMIWWGRRSDRKQERKWHLMLPMLLSAAGWVCTANFINPVIQMSGICLASAGSYTAMSIFWTTPDHALSFRARAVGIAVINATGNIGSALNPLVVGWLKDLTRSFSAGLLYAAALLVIGALVVAVLPVQARRSRDADLSGNAR, from the coding sequence ATGAAAACGACGCCATTGGCTGGCCGCGATCCGCTTCCCGGCGTTCCGGCAGACGGTGCAGGATCTGGCGATTCGCTGCGAGAGAGGCATGTGATCGCCAAGGTCTCCCGGCACCTTCTTTGGTTTCTCTTCGTCCTCTTCTTTTTCTCGTTTCTGGACCGGATAAACATCGGTTTTGCCGCCCTTACCATGATGAGGGATCTCGGCCTCTCCGGTGTACAGTTCGGTCTGGCGACCACGCTGTTTTATATCGCCTACATCGCGTTCGGCATCCCCAGCAATATTGTCCTGGCGCGCATCGGCGCGCGGAAATGGATTGGGACCATCATGATCGCCTGGGGTCTGGCCTCTACCGCGACGATGTTCGCATCGAGTCCAGGAACGCTTTACCTGTTGCGAATCCTCGTCGGCCTGACCGAGGCGGGATTTCTGCCAGGCATCCTGCTTTACATGACGTACTGGTTTCCGAACGCATATCGCGCGAGGGCCAACGCTTTGTTCATGATCGCGATGCCCGTCACGGCCGCGGTCGGCTCCGCACTCTCGGGATACATTCTGGCGCTGGATGGAACCCTTGGCCTCAAAGGATGGCAGTGGCTTTTTTGTCTCGAAGGTCTGCCTTCGGCGATCTTGGGTTTGATCGTATTCGGCTATCTGCGCGATGTCCCCGAGAAGGCGAACTGGCTCACCGCCGATGAGAAGCGCACGCTTTCGAAGACCCTCGCGGCCGATCACAACGCCGACGCCGTGCAGCATGCGCCCGCCATCGAAGAAAGAAGCCTTCTCAGCGAGCTCCTCTCGCCTACGGTCCTCAAATTTGCCCTCGCTTATTTCTGTCTGGTCAATACGCTTGCAATGATCGCCGTCTGGACGCCGCTTATCGTCAAAAGCTTCACCGCTGACGCGAGCAACCGGACCATCGGGCTGCTGGCCGCGATCCCCCAAATCTGCACGATCGTTGCAATGATCTGGTGGGGAAGACGCTCCGATCGCAAACAGGAGCGCAAATGGCACCTGATGTTGCCGATGCTGCTCTCCGCTGCGGGCTGGGTTTGCACCGCCAATTTCATCAACCCGGTGATTCAGATGTCGGGCATCTGCCTGGCGTCGGCGGGATCGTACACCGCCATGTCGATCTTCTGGACCACTCCTGATCACGCATTGAGCTTCCGGGCTCGTGCCGTCGGTATCGCAGTGATCAACGCGACCGGCAACATCGGCTCGGCGCTGAACCCGCTGGTCGTGGGATGGCTCAAGGATCTCACGCGTAGCTTCTCGGCCGGATTGCTCTATGCAGCGGCATTGCTCGTAATCGGCGCCCTCGTGGTGGCAGTGCTGCCCGTTCAGGCCAGGCGCTCCCGCGACGCGGATTTATCTGGCAACGCACGGTAG
- a CDS encoding helix-turn-helix transcriptional regulator: MRSWRLDRPNLSGHLDLSRATSLVSAVGSNDANAFAAEVLKLLGDAAGISQCTVFAYEFNNRPRTVSVADHRGGRYLSNVADTYAKTFYALDGNQTIISSARPQKLDSAVLLHQQAVEDILHEGYRAACYHQPDVSGRLSVLLQPSHDIWLSVNLYRDRRRGHFHANEIALIEAFAPLIAQTSKHHYALSGQIQSGIPQLMLARIRGSCPELSKRELDVLCGVLEGRTAKDIGELMGVKASSVVTYQKRAFRRLGISSQRQLFALCLATSRE, encoded by the coding sequence ATGCGCTCATGGCGGCTCGATCGTCCCAACCTCTCCGGCCATCTGGATCTGTCACGGGCGACGAGCCTGGTATCGGCCGTGGGATCGAACGATGCGAATGCGTTCGCTGCGGAAGTCCTGAAACTCCTGGGAGACGCCGCAGGCATATCTCAGTGCACTGTCTTTGCTTACGAGTTCAACAATCGTCCTCGGACGGTTTCGGTTGCAGACCACCGTGGCGGTCGATATCTGAGCAACGTCGCAGATACCTATGCCAAGACTTTTTATGCATTGGACGGAAATCAGACGATTATCTCGTCTGCCCGTCCCCAAAAGCTCGACTCGGCCGTGCTGCTTCATCAGCAGGCCGTCGAAGACATCTTGCACGAAGGGTATCGAGCGGCTTGCTATCACCAGCCGGATGTTTCGGGCCGACTCTCCGTTTTGCTACAGCCCTCGCACGATATCTGGCTCTCCGTCAATCTCTATCGCGACCGCAGGCGCGGCCATTTCCACGCGAACGAGATTGCGCTGATCGAGGCGTTCGCGCCGCTCATCGCCCAGACCAGCAAGCATCATTACGCGCTGTCCGGCCAGATTCAGTCCGGCATTCCGCAATTGATGTTGGCGCGTATTCGAGGAAGCTGCCCCGAGTTGTCGAAGCGCGAACTCGATGTCCTATGCGGCGTTCTGGAGGGCCGTACCGCGAAAGACATCGGCGAACTCATGGGCGTCAAAGCATCTAGCGTCGTGACCTATCAAAAGCGGGCCTTTCGCCGCCTGGGTATTTCGAGTCAACGTCAGTTGTTTGCCTTGTGTCTGGCTACCAGCCGAGAATGA